DNA from Candidatus Methylomirabilis sp.:
GCCCGCCCAGCATTGCACCGGTCCACGAAGAAGAGGCCCGGGTCCCCCGTTTTCCACGCGGCCTGGACGATCCGGTCGAAGACCTCCCGGGCCCGCAGGCGCCCCGTCGCGGCGCCGGTGTGGGGCTCCACGAGGTCGTACTCCCCGTCCGACTGCAGGGCCTCCATGAACCGGTCAGTGATGGCCACCGAGATGTTGAAGTTGGTGATGCCCCCGTCTAGCTTCGACTCGATGAACTCCAGGATGTCCGGATGGTCCACTCGGAGGATGCCCATGTTGGCGCCGCGCCGGGTGCCCCCTTGCTTCACCGCCTCGGTGGCCCCGTTGAAGACGCGCAGGAAGGAGACAGGCCCGCTGGCCCTGCCGCCCGTGGACCGTACCAGCGCGTCCTTCGGCCGCAGCCGGGAGAAGGCGAAGCCGGTGCCGCCTCCACTTTTATGAATTATGGCCGCTGCCTTCACGGCCTCGAAGATCTCCTCCATGGAGTCGCCGACCGGCAGGACATAGCACGCGGAGTACTGCAGGCCGTTCTCCTTCCCCGCGTTCATCAGGGTGGGCGAGTTGGGCAGGAAGATGGAATCCACCATGAGATCGTAGAATTGCTGGGCGATCGCCTCCACCTG
Protein-coding regions in this window:
- a CDS encoding ribonucleotide reductase N-terminal alpha domain-containing protein; translation: MRPLRPGTWSESALRVLRERYLARDGKAVLETPEEMCWRVAACIAQAEGKYGKTAEQVEAIAQQFYDLMVDSIFLPNSPTLMNAGKENGLQYSACYVLPVGDSMEEIFEAVKAAAIIHKSGGGTGFAFSRLRPKDALVRSTGGRASGPVSFLRVFNGATEAVKQGGTRRGANMGILRVDHPDILEFIESKLDGGITNFNISVAITDRFMEALQSDGEYDLVEPHTGAATGRLRAREVFDRIVQAAWKTGDPGLFFVDRCNAGRA